The stretch of DNA CGTCACAAAATTACTTTCATGACTCTGATTCCCAGAAAACTGAGCAGATTCAGCAATCAAATATGTCAACAGTGATAACTATGAAACAACAGTAACGAAGTCGATATTAGTAGTTTGTGATTTCACAATATTTTCCAGTGAAAAGTTATGGCAGTCACGGAATGGAAGATGTTCCTCCCATATGTGAAATGTATTGAAACCGCCTATATACAACttacaagtaaaagtgaacataTCAAAAACAAAACGATGGGTTGTAATAACGGCCTTCTTGGAAATAAGATCATATCAATAATGTACTTTTTCGGGACAATCCATGTTCAATTGGCAGGGACAGAGGACTATTTAGAAGCGTCTCCTTCCGCAATGTCAATGCCCTTAACAGCAACTGTCAATGACGATGATGTATTACACCTCCCATCCCTTTCCTCAAGAACTCCAATCTCATCATCAGATGCTTCTTCAAGAGAGGAGCATGTTCGACGCAGTTCTTTGATTTTCCTATATTCGTCATAGTGTGCTCGCCTGTGCTCCCTAAAGCTCTTGCTCCTTTCTGAACCAGAATCTATTTGTagcagaaagaaaaaaaaaatcaaagaccAGAGACCGGAGAATAGTTGGTTGTGAGTAGAGTGGACAAACATACTAGCATAATTGAAGTCAAAGCTGCAACCCGACCCACCCCCTCTATAGATCCAAATAAAATACGAGAAAAAATACCAAAAGCCACTGATCCAAAAGAACTGAAAGTGCAAGCAGTTGATAACCAAAAATAACTAGGCAAGAAAGCAGCAGCAACTGATTACAAAACATTATAGCATAATGTTTTGCCACCGAAAACCATAGGCAATGGGAAAACACACAAAAAGATGGCTTTTGACGATTTTATTTTTAGATGAACATACTATAGTTGCAGAAGAGTATCTATTAGAAAGCTCTGTGTAATGAGAAAAGAAATATGAACCACATTATTGAAACATAAAAGACAGATAAAACTAGACCCTCATCATCTTGGTCCATGATATCAGCCTCATCCTCAGAAGATGTCCAGACAGACTGTCTGGAATTATTTCCACTGGATACGACTTCTGAGTGTATTGCATCACCATTGGCCTCCTCAAAACTATCCCACGGAGAAGATAGAGATCCTACAGTATTATTGTAGTCAGAATAAAATTGGAAAAGCAATAAGAGCAAAAATTATAGTTCTAGTACTGGTATATATTAACATGATTTTCACATTTAACATGTTCTTTCCACACATTATAATATAACCCTATTTGACATTAAAATACCAACTTTCAAATCAAACCAATAGCAAAGAATGCCAGACTGATTTGAGAAAATAGCAAAAACTTATTATAATTTATTTGTATGTGAAATAAACTAGACACGAGTAAAAACCTCATGCTTACATAATTACCTTTATGATATCTGTTAAAAAGAAAATCCATATGAGTAGAGAGATAAAAAGCACATAATGTCCCATAAAATGCCGAATTCAGTTAATAACATGAGGAGAAAAGCAAGGCATAATGTGGATTGGGCTTATAAAGACCACGCCTAGAGGGATGATTTTAAAGCTTATGAAGAGACGCACATCTCAACACTAACATGTGGTCAAGACCACAGCatccatatatatatttatgtgtGTATGTATAAGGTCACGTGCGTATCAAATTTTCCCTTCAATCAAGTGTCATTAATGTAATTGAGAATTCAAAGGTAAATAAACACTTCCTAGAAGATAACTGCTTAAGTCAAATACAGCTTGTTTCTAATTGTTCAAATACCCTTTTCGAAATTTTGAAGATCTCAGTTTACATAATATAATTGGATGTCTTAGACCAATAACATAATATATCATCAAGCATTTAATACCCCT from Nicotiana tomentosiformis chromosome 11, ASM39032v3, whole genome shotgun sequence encodes:
- the LOC104103637 gene encoding protein phosphatase inhibitor 2-like, with the protein product MGARVQWDEANLGEIEANKPVRQKITEPKTPYHRMTDDDDGSLSSPWDSFEEANGDAIHSEVVSSGNNSRQSVWTSSEDEADIMDQDDEDSGSERSKSFREHRRAHYDEYRKIKELRRTCSSLEEASDDEIGVLEERDGRCNTSSSLTVAVKGIDIAEGDASK